A genomic stretch from Lathyrus oleraceus cultivar Zhongwan6 chromosome 2, CAAS_Psat_ZW6_1.0, whole genome shotgun sequence includes:
- the LOC127120483 gene encoding peptidyl-prolyl cis-trans isomerase CYP65, producing the protein MGKKQHSKDRMFITKTEWATEWGGFKSKENRTAFKRLPFYCCALTFTPFEFPVCTPDGSVFDVMHITPYIVKYGKHPVTGASLKQQDLIPLTFHKNSEGEYHCPVLNKVFTEFTHIVAVKTTGNVFCYEAVKELNIKTKNWKELLTDETFTRDDLITIQNPNALDQKVLLDFDHVKQNLKIDDEELQKMSSDPTYNINMSGDIKQMLKELGTEEGKETALHGGGGGKAQKERAAALAAILAARSQVKEDSKSNPDAAPQALSIVDAASASVHGRSAAAAKASSSDKTAARIAMHVAGDRAPVNAKLVKSRYTTGAASRSFTSTSYDPVTENGYEYVKVERNPKKKGYVQLHTTHGDLNIELHCDIAPRACENFITLCERGYYNGVAFHRSIRNFMIQGGDPTGTGRGGESIWGKPFKDELNSKLVHSGRGVVSMANSGPHTNGSQFFILYKSANHLNFKHTVFGGVVGGLTTLAAMEKVPVDDSDRPLDEIKITGVTTFVNPYTEPDEEEEQANAKEKNANDEENDKVGSWYSNPGAGTSESGATGVGSGGVGKYLKARSVPTESAAAAAVDTGTAVVGKKRKAVVSGGFKDFSAW; encoded by the exons ATGGGGAAGAAACAGCACAGTAAAGACCGAATGTTCATAACCAAAACAGAGTGGGCAACGGAATGGGGAGGTTTCAAATCCAAAGAAAATCGCACCGCTTTCAAACGTCTTCCTTTTTACTGCTGCGC ACTTACTTTTACTCCGTTTGAGTTTCCAGTTTGTACACCTGATGGAAGCGTTTTCGATGTTAT GCACATAACTCCATATATTGTAAAATACGGTAAACATCCTGTTACTGGGGCTTCATTGAAGCAGCAAGATCTCATTCCACTAACTTTTCACAAGAACTCAGAAG GAGAATATCACTGTCCAGTGCTAAACAAAGTTTTCACTGAGTTTACACACATTGTTGCAGTCAAGACTACTGGAAATGTCTTCTGCTATGAG GCTGTTAAGGAGTTAaacatcaaaacaaaaaactGGAAGGAGCTCCTCACCGATGAGACATTTACTAGGGATGACCTTATAACTATTCAG AATCCTAATGCACTTGACCAGAAGGTTCTTCTGGATTTTGATCATGTTaaacaaaatttgaaaattgatgaTGAAG AACTACAGAAAATGAGTTCAGATCCAACCTATAACATAAACATGTCGGGTGATATCAAGCAAATGCTTAAGGAGCTTGGAACTGAGGAAGGAAAGGAAACTGCATTGCACGGGGGAGGTGGCGGTAAGGCACAAAAAGAAAGGGCCGCTGCACTTGCTGCCATCTTAGCTGCAAGATCACAAGTTAAAGAAGATTCCAAATCGAATCCTGATGCAGCTCCTCAGGCACTCAGTATTGTAGATGCTGCATCTGCCTCAGTACATGGAAGAAGTGCAGCTGCTGCTAAAGCCTCATCAAGTGATAAAACTGCTGCCAGAATAGCTATGCATGTGGCTGGTGACAGGGCGCCAGTGAATGCGAAGCTG GTTAAAAGTCGTTACACTACTGGTGCTGCTTCCCGATCTTTCACTTCAACATCATATGATCCAGTTACAGAAAATGGTTATGAATATGTGAAAGTCGAGAGGAATccaaagaagaagggatatgtacAACTGCATACAACACATGGTGATTTGAACATTGAGCTTCATTGTGATATAGCTCCCAGGGCATGTGAGAACTTTATCACACTTTGTGAGCGTGGATATTATAATGGAGTTGCTTTTCATAGAAGCATTAG GAATTTTATGATACAAGGTGGTGATCCTACTGGTACTGGTAGGGGTGGTGAATCGATTTGGGGAAAACCTTTTAAGGATGAACTCAACTCCAAATTAGTCCACTCCGGAAGGGGTGTGGTTAGCATGGCAAACAGTGGCCCACATACTAATGGTTCCCAGTTTTTCATCTTGTACAAATCTGCAAATCATTTAAACTTCAAACATACAGTTTTTGGAGGAGTAGTCGGTGGCTTGACTACACTAGCAGCAATGGAAAAAGTTCCTGTTGATGACAGTGACCGACCTCTG GACGAAATCAAGATAACAGGTGTCACAACTTTTGTCAATCCTTACACCGAACCTGATGAGGAAGAAGAGCAAGCAAATGCCAAAGAGAAGAATgcaaatgatgaagaaaat GACAAGGTTGGCTCATGGTATAGTAATCCTGGAGCTGGAACATCTGAGTCTGGAGCTACGGGGGTGGGCAGCGGTGGTGTTGGTAAGTACTTGAAGGCTAGGAGTGTTCCAACCGAATCTGCTGCTGCTGCCGCCGTAGACACCGGTACAGCCGTTGtaggaaagaaaagaaaagcaGTTGTCAGTGGTGGATTTAAAGATTTTTCTGCATGGTAG